Below is a genomic region from Streptomyces katrae.
TGTCCGGGCTCGACTACGAAGCGGTCGTGCGCCGTGACGGACACGTCGTCGCGACGGGCCGCGCCTCCATCACCTGCGCCAGCCCGGCCGTGTACCAGCGGATCCGGCCCGAGCACGTCCTGACGCCCGAGCACCGCCCGCTGCCGCTTACGGCGCCGGCCGCTCCGCAGAGCGTGGCCCGGCTGTCCCCCACCGACGTGGTCCTCTCCCCCCGCGGCCAGGAGAACCGCTGGCAGCTGCGGGTCGACACCCACCACCCGGTCCTCTTCGACCACTGGGTCGACCACGTGCCCGGCATGGTCCTCATGGAGGCGGCCCGGCAGGCCGCCGCATCCACCCTGGGACGCCCCTCCTTCATGCCGCTCACCGTCGCCGGCGAGTTCAAGCGGTACGTGGAGCTGGACGCACCCTGCATCATCGAGTCCGAGCGCCTGTACCAGGACGTACCCGGCGCGGAGGAAGTCGTTCGCGTGACCGGCCACCAGAACGGGGAGCTCACGTTCAGCGGCATCGTCACGGCGCCCTCCTACGGCTGCTGACCCGTACCTCCCTCAGCCCCTCCCCGCATCTCGGCCACCCCGGAGACCTGACCAACCTCGGTCATTTTTCGCTCCACGGCGCGGCCGCTCATTGGCGTTGGCATCACCCGCTGTAAGATACGAACGGGACGGACGGTTTGCAGCAGCGCTTCCGACGCTCCGGGCATCTGCGAGGGAAGGAGCCAACGTGGCTGAACAGGTCCGAGCCATCCGCACGCGCCAAGCGATCCTGAGCGCGGCGGCCAAGGTGTTCGACGAACGGGGCTACCAGGCGGCCACCATTTCGGAGATCCTCACGGCCGCCGGGGTGACCAAGGGTGCCTTGTACTTCCACTTCCAGTCGAAGGAGGATCTGGCCCAGGGGGTCCTCACCGCGCAGAACGAGGACCTCCTGCTGCCGGAGCGCCCCGCCAAGCTCCAGGAGGTGGTGGATGCCGTCATGCTGCACACGCACCGCCTGCGGACCAATCCCATGGTCCGTGCGGGCGTCAGGCTGAGCCTCGACGTGAACGCGGTGGGACTCGACCGCAGCAGCCCGTTCCGCAACTGGGTCGACAAGTTCACAGACCTCCTGGAGAAGGCCCAGGCCCAGGGGGAGCTGCTCCCCCACGTGGTGCCGGCCGAGACCGCCGACGTCATCACGGGCGCCTACGGCGGCGTCCAGTCGATGTCCCAGGCCCTCACCGACCATCAGGATCTCGGCCGGCGGGTCAATGCACTGCTGCGCCACCTCATGCCGAGCATCGCCCAGCCGTCGGTCCTCGCCTCCCTGCACCTCGGCGAGAGCCGTGCGGAAGAGGTCTACAACGAGGCCCGGCAGCTGGCCCGGGAGCTGGCCGACGAGGACACCACCGCTCCCTGAGCGGTCCCCTCGCCCGGCCGCTCCGCACCACCCCCGGGGCGGCTCCGTTTCCCACCGCGCACCACCGGCTGGCGCACTCCCGCGCGGAGCGCGCCGGGCTGCTCCCGCGTCCCTCGGCGGCCGGGTCCCGGAGCGCCGCGGAGAACCGGAAACGGCCCCTCGCGCGGCCCCTGGGGTGCCGCCCCGTGGGCCCTCACTCTTTGTGCCTGCAACACGTGTCCCCCTGGTGTCTGCTGCAGAAAATATACCGCGCATCCCGTTCTTTTCAAGCCCTCCGCCCCCACTAAGCTGCGCGCATGATCAGCTCTTCACTCCGCCTGGTCCCGGTCACCCCGGACAACTTCGCCGCGGTCTGCGCCGTACGGGTCCACCCCGATCAGGAGCACCTCGTCTCCCCCGTCGTGAAGTCCCTCGCCGAGGCCTACGTCCACGGCGAGACCGCCTGGCCGCGCGCCGTGGTCGACGGGGACGAGGTGGTTGGGTTCGTCATGGCCTTCATGGACTACCGGTGGGACCCCGCGAAGGATCCGGAGGACGTCCGCTCCGGCCTGTGGCGCCTGAACATAGCGGCCGACCGGCAGGGAAGGGGCTACGGCCGCTTCGCCGTCGAAGCGGTCACGGAGGAGATCCGCCGCCGCGGCGGGAAGCAGGTGTACGTCACCTGGAAGCCGGCCGAGAACAACCCGGAGCCCTTCTACCTCGGCCTCGGCTTCCGCCGCACCGGCGAGGTCAACGACGGCGAACCGGTGGGCGTCCTCGACCTCGCCCCCAACCCCGGCCCCGCCCCCGAGCCCGCCTAGCAGAGCACCACCGTCCCGGCCGCGCCCCCCGCCCCAGCCGGGTCCCCCGCCAAGGCCGCCCCCGCCCGGAACTCCCGCGGGCTCACCCCGCGGACCCGCTTGAAGGCCGCCGACAGCGCGAACGCGCTGCCGTACCCCACCCGCCGGGCCACCGACGCCACCGTGGCGTCCGGCTCGCGCAGCAGGTCGGCGGCCAGGGCGAGGCGCCAGCCCGTCAGATAGGCGACGGGCGGCTCCCCGACGAGCTCCGTGAAGCGCCGGGCCAGCGCGGCCCGCGACACCCCCGCCCGCCGCGCCAGCTCGGCCACGGTCCACCCGTGCGCGGGGTCCCCGTGCAGCAGCCGCAGCGCCGCCCCGACCACCGGATCCTCCTGCGCCCGGCACCAGCCCGGGGCCCCCGCCCCGGGCGCGGCGAGCCAGGCCCGCAGCACTCCGATCAGCAGCAGGTCGAGGAGCCGGTCCAGCACGATCTCCTGCCCCGGCTCGTCCCGTGCCACCTCCGCGGCGAGCAGCCTGATCAGGGTGGCGTCGGCGGCCCCCGCCGGGCGGACCAGCACCGCGGGCAGGGCGCCCAGCAGCCGCCGTCCTATCTCGCCCGGCGCCTGGTACGTCCCGCTCAGCATCACCGCCGCCCCGGCCCCCGGCCCCGGCCGGCCCCAGGTCCGCACGCCGAGCGCCAGCCGCTCGCCCAGGTACTCCCCCGCCGGCGAATTGCACCGCTGGTCGGGGCCGACCGTGATCTCCACCGGCGTGTCCGGCGAGTCCGCGAGGGTGTACGCCCCGGGCCCCCGGACGACCGCCACGTCACCCGGGCCGATCAGCGCCGGCTCCCCGTCGTCGGGCAGCAGCCAGGCCGGACCGCGCACCATCGCGATCACCGACAGCGGCGCCCGGTCCTCGATCCGCACGGCCCAGGGCGGATCGAAGACGGACTTCAGCAGCACGGCGCCGCGGGCCTTGGGCCCGTCGAGCAGCCCGGTCAACGTGTCCATGGGCCCCATCCTCGTCCCCGCGGTCCCTCAGACGTCCCAGACGCCGGTCGCCGCCGCCTCCCGCGCGTAGTCCGCGAAGTCCCTGGGCGGACGCCCGAGCACCTCCTCCACCCCGTGGACCAGGTGCGCGTTGCGCCCGTCCAGGATCAGGGCGAACAGCTCGGCGAACTCCTCCGGCAGCCCTTCCTCCCGCAGCGCCGCCCGGAACTCCCCGTCGGTGACCGGTACGTACGCGATCTCGCGCCCGGTCGCCTTCGACAGCTCGCCCGCCACCTCCCCGAAACCGAGCAGCCGCGGCCCGGACAGCTCGTAGGTCCGCCCCGCGTGCCGGTCGTCGGCGAGCGCGGCCACCACCACGTCGGCGATGTCACCGGCGTCCACGAAGGGTTCGACCGCGTCCGCCACCGGAAGGGCGATCTGCCCGGCGCGCACGGACTCCAGGAAGAAGCTCTCGTCGAAGTTCTGGTTGAACCAGCTGGCCCGCACGACGGTCCAGTCGGCCCCGGAGTCCTTCAGCCGGTCCTCGGCGAGCCGGGCCGCCTCCTCGCCCCGCCCGGACAGCAGCACCAGCCGGCGCGCCCCGGCCGCGACGGCCGCCTCCGCGAAGGCGCCGACCTGGTCGGCGGCCCCGGGGAAGGCGAGGTCGGGCTGGTAGGTGACGTAGACCCGGTCCACGTCGCGCAGCGCCGGGCCCCAGGTGGCCGGAGCGTGCCAGTCGAAGGCCGGCTCGCCCGTCCGCGACCCGATCCGCACCTCCCGCCCCTGGAGCAGCAGCCGCTCCGCCACGCGCCGTCCGGTCTTTCCGTGACCCCCGATGACCAGGGTCTTCCTCATCCCGTTCGTGTTCGTCGTCATGGGGACCAGTCAATCCCCCCGCAACGAGACGCGACATGGCCCAGACGCTCGCTCGCATACGCGTGCGTCCAGCTCACCCCTGCTTCTCGGCGAGGGTGTGCGCGACGAGGGCGTTGGCGTGGCCATGCCCGAACCCGTGCTCGCTCTTGAGCCAGGAGACCAGCTCCATGTGCTTGGTCAGGGGAGAGCTCCGGATCAGCTCCGTCCACTCCGCTACAGGACGGCCGTACTTCTTCTCGATGGAGGGGAAGTAGCTCGCGGGGCCCTTCACCGGCTCGCTCATGTCATGACTCCTCGTAGGTGTTCCGCGGGAACGCCTCCCGTCCCCACAGAGGTAGACCGGGGCCCGCACCGGAACTCATCGCGGATCCCGAAAGATCTTCCGGCCGCCCCCGCCACCAGCACCACCGCCAGAACCACCGGGCTTTTGCGGATCTGTCGGACCCTCAGGACACTCCGGCTCCGGGCATGTGATCCCGTGATCCACATGACGAGGACTCTCTACCTGTTCTGCTCCGCCGCCCCGCCCGTCTTCGACGTGGCCCACGTGATCGAGGACGCCCAGTCGCGCGGCTGGGACGTCTGCGTCGGCCTGACCCCGACGGCGGCGCAGTGGGTGGCCGGAAGCCTCGACGGCCTCGCCGCCCTGACCGGCAACCCGGTCCGCTGGCAGTACAAGCTCCCCGGGGAACCGGACGTGTGGCCGCCCGCGGACGCCGTGCTGTTCGCCCCCGCCACCTTCAACACCGTCAACGCCTGGGCGCTGGGCCTCACCGACCGGTTCACCGTCGGGGTCGCCGCCGAAGCGCTCGGCAAGGGCGTCCCGGTGGTCGCCATGCCCTGCACCAACGCGGCGCTCGCCGCGCACCCCCAGTTCGAGCAGTCCCTCGCCGTCCTGCGCGGCGCGGGCGCCGAGCTGCTGTTCGGCGAGGGCGGCTTCGTCCCCGGCCCGGCCGGCCAGGACGCCCCGGCGCACTTCCCGTGGCAGACCGCCCTGGACGCCGTGGACCGCGCCGCCGCCGAGCGGGCCTCCTGAGCCGCTACTCCCCCGTGGCCCCGTCGATCGCCTCGCGCAGCAGGTCCGCGTGCCCGTTGTGCCGGGCGTACTCCTCGATCATGTGGACCAGGATGTAGTGCAGCGAGTACGGCTGGTCGCCGAAGTGCCCCCGCACGTCGAGGGATTCGGCGGCCGCCACGATCTTCCGCGAGCGCTCACAGGTGTCCTCCCAGATCCGGAACGCCTCGGCCGGGTCCGCGTCCTCGACGTGGAACTCCGTCCACTCCCCGGCCTCGTTCTGCGGGAAGTAGCCGCGTACGTCCTCTCCGGCCAGCACGTTGCGGAACCAGCCGCGCTCCACCTCCGCGAGGTGGCGCACCAGCCCGAGCAGGCTCAGCCCGGACGGCGGGACGGCCTTGCGCCGCAGCTGTTCGTCCGTCAGGCCCGCGCACTTCATCCGCAGGGTGTCCCGCTGCCACTGCAGGACGCTGGTCAGGGTGGCCCGTTCGTCACCCGTCAGCTCGGGCGGGGTCCGCTGCTCATCGCTCATCGGCCGATGATCACACCGCCACGCCCACCCCACCGGTCCGTTTCCACATACCGGACACCGCCCCCCGCCCGCGCCACGCCCACCACGCCCACCGGCACCCGGACGTGACACGTTCCCGAAGGGCATAGCGAACGGATCCCGCAGGGCTACGCCGCGTAGAGGTCGAAGGTCGACCCCCGCTTGGGCCCCGCCACCACGTCCAGCGCGGGGTCCACCCGCAGTATCGCCTGGTGCAGCCGCTGGAGCTGCGGCGACGGCTCGACCCCCAGCTCCGCGATCAGCCGCCCGCGCAGCCTCCGGTACACGTCCAGCGCGCTCGCCTGCCGCCCGGACCGGTACAGCGCGACCATCAGCTGCGAGTGCAGCCCCTCGTGCTGCGCGTGCCGGGCGCCCAGTTCGGTGAGCTCGGCGAGGAGTTCGGTGTGCCGCCCGAGCCGCAGGTCGGCGTCGATCCGGCGCTCGACGGTGCCGAGCCGGCTCTCCTCCAGCCGCATCACCTCGATCTCCAGGACCGGCCCCACCCTTACGTCGACCAGCGCGGGCCCCTGCCACAGCGCGAGCGCATCCCGCAGCAGCGCGGCCGCGCCCTCGTCGTCACCGCCGTCGAAGGCGGCCTGTCCCCGGGCGACGAGCCCCTCGTACACGTTGACGTCCACGGCGCCGGGCGGCACCTGGAGCAGGTACCCGCCGTGCCGCGTCGTGAGGACCTCCTTCGCGGCGCCCGGACGGCCGGGCCCCATGGCGGTGCCGAGCCGTCGGCGCAGCTGGAGGATGTACGTCTGCAGCGTGGTCAGCGCGCTGTTGGGCAGCTCGTGCCCCCAGATCTCCTCCATGAGGGTGGGCACCGGCATCACCTGCCCCGGGTGCAGCGCGAGGAGGGCCAGGATCTGACGCGGCTTGGACGCCGTCGGCACGATCGAGTCCCCGTCGACCTCCGCACTCAGCGGACCCAGAACCTGAATCTTCATGGTCTCCCCTCCTCAGTCCGTCGCTTCGTCCCGCTCCTCCACGCCCCGCCGGACCGGCTTGCGCACGGCGCCGGCAGGACCTCTTGCGCCGGGGCCGGACCGGTTCCTCCACGGCCCGGCCCCGGCAGGTTCGTTCCGCCCCGGCCACACCGGGGCACGGGGTGCTAGACCCCGCTCCCGAGGAACTCGTAGCTCCGTTCCCCGTCCGCCACGCGCGTGTCACGTCCCGCCCGCGTCCGGTACTCCCGCGCCCGCTCCGCGCCGACGAGGCTCGGCAGCAGCAGCCCCCACAGGGCCGCCACCTTCCGCTGGAGTTCCGCGTAGGACAGCCCGGTCCCGGCCAGTACCTCGATCCCGCAGACGGCGGCGGACACCAGCGCCTCGGCGCTCTCCCACCGGTCGGCGGCCGGAGCCCCGTCACCGGCGGGGTCCCCGCCGTCCAGCCCCGCGTCCGGCGGGTCCAGCGGCAGCTCGCCCACGTCCCGCGCCATCCGCAGCAGTTCGTACACCACCGCCAGCCACGCCCCGTGGAAGTCCACCGCGGGCGGCTGCTGACCGGCGCACTCCTTGGTGATGCGGAAGCTCGCCGGGATCGCGGGATCCTCGTGCAGCGTCCGCGCCAGCCAGTGCGTGGTGTCGATCAGTGCCTGCAAGGGCGAGGCTCCGCCCTCCCGCAGCCCGCGCACCGCCTCGTGCAGCAGACCGCAGCCGCGCCGCTGGACGGCGTCCGCGAGCTCGTCCTTCGAGGCGAAGTGGAAGTACAGCGCCCCTTTCGTCACCCCGGCCGCACCCGCGATCTCACCGAGCGTCGCGTTGGCGTATCCGTTGCGGTGGAACAACTCGGCCCCGGCGAAGACCAACCGCCTGCGCGTCCGCTCCGACCTTTCCTGCACCGCTCCGTCTCCTTCCGCCCCCGCTGCGTCCCTGGCCGTCCCCCGGCCCCGCCGACCCGCCCGGGCCGGCACCGCCCGCGCGGGTCAGGCCCGTACGAGGCGGTCGGCCCGCACACCCGTTCCGGCGACCGCGGCGGCCACCGGCGCCGGCTTGCCCGCACCCGCCTCCGGACCCGCCATCAGGATCGACCGCTGCAGCCGGCGCAGCGTGGTCGACGGCTCCAGCCCCAGGTCCCGGACGAGCGTGGCGCGCAGCCGCTGGTACACGTCCAGCGCCTCGCCCCGGCGGCCCGAACGGTGCAGGGCGAGCATGAACTGCCCGTGCAGGTTCTCGTGGGTGCGGTACCGGCTCACCAGCACCGTCAGCTCCGCGAGGAGTTCCCGGTGGCGGCCCAGCTTCAGGTCGGCCTCGATGCGCTGGTCGAGCGCGCACAGCCGGGTCTCCTCCAGCCGGCGCGTCTCCATGTCCAGCTGCACTCCGCCCTGTACGTCGGCGAAGGCGGGCCCGGACCACAGGGCCAGCGCCTCGCGCAGCCGCTGGGCGGCGACCGGGAAGTCGCCGGCGTCGATCGCCCGGTAGCCCAGTCCGGCCAGCCG
It encodes:
- a CDS encoding ScbA/BarX family gamma-butyrolactone biosynthesis protein, producing the protein MSASTFHVGRTAVYDRAEPATAPEERHESRFPSLTTVPKELVHRTSEEQVLLTDWRRQDDAHFSVTAQWPRSHAFFTPVAGGYYDPLICAETIRQIAYLLGHAEFAVPFGYQFVLWDLSVNVVRPERLRVGLAPAIVELDITCVEIKRRAGRLSGLDYEAVVRRDGHVVATGRASITCASPAVYQRIRPEHVLTPEHRPLPLTAPAAPQSVARLSPTDVVLSPRGQENRWQLRVDTHHPVLFDHWVDHVPGMVLMEAARQAAASTLGRPSFMPLTVAGEFKRYVELDAPCIIESERLYQDVPGAEEVVRVTGHQNGELTFSGIVTAPSYGC
- a CDS encoding ScbR family autoregulator-binding transcription factor, producing the protein MAEQVRAIRTRQAILSAAAKVFDERGYQAATISEILTAAGVTKGALYFHFQSKEDLAQGVLTAQNEDLLLPERPAKLQEVVDAVMLHTHRLRTNPMVRAGVRLSLDVNAVGLDRSSPFRNWVDKFTDLLEKAQAQGELLPHVVPAETADVITGAYGGVQSMSQALTDHQDLGRRVNALLRHLMPSIAQPSVLASLHLGESRAEEVYNEARQLARELADEDTTAP
- a CDS encoding GNAT family N-acetyltransferase, producing the protein MISSSLRLVPVTPDNFAAVCAVRVHPDQEHLVSPVVKSLAEAYVHGETAWPRAVVDGDEVVGFVMAFMDYRWDPAKDPEDVRSGLWRLNIAADRQGRGYGRFAVEAVTEEIRRRGGKQVYVTWKPAENNPEPFYLGLGFRRTGEVNDGEPVGVLDLAPNPGPAPEPA
- a CDS encoding AraC family transcriptional regulator, with the translated sequence MDTLTGLLDGPKARGAVLLKSVFDPPWAVRIEDRAPLSVIAMVRGPAWLLPDDGEPALIGPGDVAVVRGPGAYTLADSPDTPVEITVGPDQRCNSPAGEYLGERLALGVRTWGRPGPGAGAAVMLSGTYQAPGEIGRRLLGALPAVLVRPAGAADATLIRLLAAEVARDEPGQEIVLDRLLDLLLIGVLRAWLAAPGAGAPGWCRAQEDPVVGAALRLLHGDPAHGWTVAELARRAGVSRAALARRFTELVGEPPVAYLTGWRLALAADLLREPDATVASVARRVGYGSAFALSAAFKRVRGVSPREFRAGAALAGDPAGAGGAAGTVVLC
- a CDS encoding NAD(P)H-binding protein produces the protein MTTNTNGMRKTLVIGGHGKTGRRVAERLLLQGREVRIGSRTGEPAFDWHAPATWGPALRDVDRVYVTYQPDLAFPGAADQVGAFAEAAVAAGARRLVLLSGRGEEAARLAEDRLKDSGADWTVVRASWFNQNFDESFFLESVRAGQIALPVADAVEPFVDAGDIADVVVAALADDRHAGRTYELSGPRLLGFGEVAGELSKATGREIAYVPVTDGEFRAALREEGLPEEFAELFALILDGRNAHLVHGVEEVLGRPPRDFADYAREAAATGVWDV
- a CDS encoding DUF4287 domain-containing protein, which gives rise to MSEPVKGPASYFPSIEKKYGRPVAEWTELIRSSPLTKHMELVSWLKSEHGFGHGHANALVAHTLAEKQG
- a CDS encoding flavoprotein; this encodes MTRTLYLFCSAAPPVFDVAHVIEDAQSRGWDVCVGLTPTAAQWVAGSLDGLAALTGNPVRWQYKLPGEPDVWPPADAVLFAPATFNTVNAWALGLTDRFTVGVAAEALGKGVPVVAMPCTNAALAAHPQFEQSLAVLRGAGAELLFGEGGFVPGPAGQDAPAHFPWQTALDAVDRAAAERAS
- a CDS encoding DinB family protein, whose protein sequence is MSDEQRTPPELTGDERATLTSVLQWQRDTLRMKCAGLTDEQLRRKAVPPSGLSLLGLVRHLAEVERGWFRNVLAGEDVRGYFPQNEAGEWTEFHVEDADPAEAFRIWEDTCERSRKIVAAAESLDVRGHFGDQPYSLHYILVHMIEEYARHNGHADLLREAIDGATGE
- a CDS encoding AfsR/SARP family transcriptional regulator — encoded protein: MKIQVLGPLSAEVDGDSIVPTASKPRQILALLALHPGQVMPVPTLMEEIWGHELPNSALTTLQTYILQLRRRLGTAMGPGRPGAAKEVLTTRHGGYLLQVPPGAVDVNVYEGLVARGQAAFDGGDDEGAAALLRDALALWQGPALVDVRVGPVLEIEVMRLEESRLGTVERRIDADLRLGRHTELLAELTELGARHAQHEGLHSQLMVALYRSGRQASALDVYRRLRGRLIAELGVEPSPQLQRLHQAILRVDPALDVVAGPKRGSTFDLYAA
- a CDS encoding ScbR family autoregulator-binding transcription factor, whose amino-acid sequence is MQERSERTRRRLVFAGAELFHRNGYANATLGEIAGAAGVTKGALYFHFASKDELADAVQRRGCGLLHEAVRGLREGGASPLQALIDTTHWLARTLHEDPAIPASFRITKECAGQQPPAVDFHGAWLAVVYELLRMARDVGELPLDPPDAGLDGGDPAGDGAPAADRWESAEALVSAAVCGIEVLAGTGLSYAELQRKVAALWGLLLPSLVGAERAREYRTRAGRDTRVADGERSYEFLGSGV
- a CDS encoding AfsR/SARP family transcriptional regulator, with the protein product MDIDVLGALAVRENGISITPTAPKPRQVLALLALHADQVVPVSALIEELWGTMPPRSARTTLQTYVLQLRALIATALEGTDGERTAKDVLVTLPGGYLLNSDGGTSDVREFDRLAGLGYRAIDAGDFPVAAQRLREALALWSGPAFADVQGGVQLDMETRRLEETRLCALDQRIEADLKLGRHRELLAELTVLVSRYRTHENLHGQFMLALHRSGRRGEALDVYQRLRATLVRDLGLEPSTTLRRLQRSILMAGPEAGAGKPAPVAAAVAGTGVRADRLVRA